One window from the genome of Paraneptunicella aestuarii encodes:
- a CDS encoding non-ribosomal peptide synthetase, with protein MTHGYALSPELRHYWKLFEKTPNNARTIIRIQGSLHQDALKLALENVASRHEILRTHLALPENMIMPLQVIADEVPIHWFNSVTMVSERTDYSGLKDSHIKEQANVLFQKMHGSQIDSPAIQAQLIQVVAPDSEQNEYYLLLMLSGFQADTQTLYNLTAELAALYEQNLYGQSTLPLVSEPEQYVDIAEWQNEVMQSPDGETGKQYWRNLNFYEAAHTPIYPLHKRIPEQSKPDSTQFDFSIAEPQLLLSLQNLAQQYEISLPHLLFTAWQVLLYRLDKRSDLVLGYAQNGRDQEMASLMGLMTKTLPIKVNIKDELTFLQLLQQNKRSFDALETWQYCFDWQELGLNIDKHVDKNQETKTEHTPYYLPFAFEYSCSHAIHARENRFECIMPDAKFDTSDLRLSIIEDSANQTLSCRFTFDNNRISASVVQRLSGQFQALLEHLVSEPELTIGKLNILPKEQRDYLLYGVNSNRKDFLSDSPFYDSSHANDYLEHLCVHHLIDEQAQRYPQAIAIEFNGEQLTYAALQQRSNQLAHFLLDKGVQQEQIVGVLLNRSIDVLVSILAIFKAGATYMPVDVSYPEDRIHYMLDNSEAAVVISRSEFSSKVADRAIQSLELDGVNWNDFPDSAPEQTINTHQNAYVIYTSGSTGKPKGTLIPHRALLNHCLGIQDLYQFTPDDRVLLFVPFNFDPSLEQSIPTLMSGATVVMKGDETWPLADVSRIIAEQKLSVISFTPAYWHLLVQSWVGQLPREDIAHLRLISVGGDKLHPELVQQWMDFGLEHIRLLNSYGPTETTITPCIAELNTCPWQQYGIVSIGKHLPNRNAYVLDEYQQPVPFGCAGELHMGGESIASGYHKQPMLTAEKFISDPFCGDPQGKMYRTGDRVFMSEEGDFYFLGRVDEQIKIRGYRIEMGEIEKAIYQHPDIQEAAVAAMRINDKDLDKQLVAFYVSKSGQDLKRELQALAQNALPEFMRPSLWGQLSALPLLPNGKLDRKQLTLDLITANAEAENQAPETPEEKRLAAIWQELFGIEQVGTQQQFFELGGHSLLAIRLAASVRQAFEVELSIKDIYNAENMAQMAAMIASKQVPSKQGQSETGATPSESDIRALDSKTAPLSFSQERLWLLNELGFGTQYHMYGVLQLPQAIIQEEGFEPELLQQALNQLIARHASLRTVFEEAKKKEPEHEQEQTSSAFVQQRVLDQLDVALGYVELRAEQDSFDEYIRHWIEQPFDLSQAPLIRATLIKTSDDDLRFALCMHHIIADAWSVSMLLKELSQIYQALKNDNTIELPEIARQYTQFAHWQRETFSNDIVGRESAYWLSQLDGYQNFDGFSDFPRKVVLPGEPAPAGKLVRTHLNAETLNAWKGVCSQQKITLNTLLMSSVYILLSRYANQTDFCLGMPVAGRQEAAWQDVVGCFINVLPIRIKTGLHNHNVKQFMDAVQQVILAAQEHQSFPFEKLVEELQPERDLSRNPVFQVMVNHINAVQSLSIVGHKATIVDLEYVAANFDLSMDFIEHSDNSLELSITYRTDLYRDSSIQQLMSHWLYLIEQMLQAPDAMTNSLELLSDEEKQQVLLDWNQPDIFEPESKTKQNRSLLQHIADNARLYPQNTALVCGANQVSYQELEQQVDQLAAHILKQEQANGLMGVYLDRSIEMVVAMLAIWKAGATYVPLDPEFPASRLQYMVEDAQLSCIVSHSALHASNDFSNAHVINIDAVLKQKEPIELPIPALNHNDLAYVIYTSGSTGQPKGVAIEHGALINFLNGASQRVGIDKNSYCLAVTTMAFDIAGLELFAPLMQGGKVYIASVEQTRDGEQLGDILNQQPISLMQATPATWQMLLDSPWQPRSDLNSMTILCGGEALPKGLAQRLTERFGRVFNCYGPTEATIWSHMDEVHFCDDAVTICGLLPGYQQYVVEPDTLQLQPDGVVGELLLGGDSLAQGYWGKPALTEKQFITAPFSVNNQPPRLYRTGDLVRRINDGSLAFVGRSDQQVKIRGYRIELGEIEAQLAAIKHNQDAVVVAQADNKGNQYLVAFLVLSHFASDSVKAELIREYKAVLSESLPAYMVPEHYVFLDKLPLTPNGKVDRKALQNREKRDLYSLQTLESHYVAPRNKQEAALCAIWQQVLNVPKVGIEDNFFALGGHSILASQLASQVRAQLSINLTMRQLFEYPTIAQLMQQHEQSASSLLSQELPELLPANRELPLSLSYAQQRMWFIDQFGKGSVQYNMPAAFSLKGEVRVEALKRSLLALIQRHEILRTGFITGRRDVEQYVRQAFDLPFVERDLSSETDSSTEFKDNNHRNKLEALVEEEILREFDLLNELPIRFLLLKLSSNEYVAVLTLHHIAADGWSLEVLLREFNQLYAQGLGKDPASLAQLSQLADLPIQYADYAQWQKQWLNDEYLQADIQYWQQQLKGLPQIHSLPLDYPRPAQQSFHGDALVQQIRAEQLQGIHSLCQQHETTLFMFLQSVFAVLLSRFSNESDIVIGAPIAGRQNAQLEQLVGYFANTLVLRSHVDGETSFAALLHANKQMILNAYTHQELPFEMLVDKLNPERSMSHSPLFQVVLVLQNHAQEALQLPGIESELMSMNSPLVRFDLELVVEEPSTHNNGLTLSWRYNRDLFARESIERMSDAFATLLEGAIHQPESPVSQLPLLSAAEREQLLSLATCQPANSENPDHKICMHTWFEQQVQANPDSIALVMPDENGSEVVLGDVSNTAQKLTYRELNQKSNQLAHYLLEQGIQANDLVGICVERSAEMLIAILAVLKAGAAYIPLDPDYPPDRLAFMMQDSQARLLLCQAHLHNLLSSTSSDIMPIILDAQDMKEELQSYPDTNPELTLGSDNLMYVIYTSGSTGTPKGVLVEHGNVSRLFTSSESLFQFDRQDVWSLFHSFAFDFSIWEMWGALAYGGKLVIVPKATARDTRAFAQLLLQQQVTMLSQIPTAFYGLSRELANLNISADINSNIKAPIAHHVRTVVFGGEALDYSQLSLWYSMYGDDHTQLVNMYGITETTVHVTYKAISSADINRYTSNIGLPLPDLSVFVCDRHLQLLPQGVAGELLVSGDGVTRGYLNRPELTASRFVHTDFASGTLYRTGDLVRINQQGNLEYLGRIDHQEKVRGFRMELGEIEFQLSRLEQINEAVVLAKANTDSRYSSDKQLVAYITSSITSPINVSEKEGMRNQLISEIKSSLQEVLPEYMIPAVYVMLDAMPLTPSGKIDRKALPEVGDQDRQQQEYVAPSNTIERILCDVWQELLHVEKIGVHDNFFALGGDSIRALSVVASAEKRDVYFSVTDLFKTPTIYELAHAIGQLQVINESMITSDEDLLSQIEGLSEEEVAAMLDTLDTLVEQDEEDNV; from the coding sequence ATGACACACGGGTACGCATTGTCTCCAGAATTACGCCATTACTGGAAACTGTTTGAAAAAACACCGAACAACGCACGAACAATCATTCGTATTCAGGGCAGTTTGCATCAGGATGCACTGAAATTAGCGTTGGAAAATGTGGCGTCCAGGCATGAGATTTTGCGTACTCACTTAGCCTTACCTGAAAACATGATCATGCCACTTCAGGTTATTGCTGATGAAGTCCCCATTCATTGGTTTAATTCGGTAACCATGGTGTCTGAACGAACTGATTATTCCGGCCTAAAAGATTCTCACATTAAAGAACAAGCTAATGTCTTGTTTCAGAAAATGCACGGTTCTCAGATTGATTCCCCGGCTATACAGGCACAATTAATTCAGGTGGTGGCTCCTGATTCAGAACAGAATGAATATTACCTGTTATTGATGCTGTCAGGGTTTCAGGCAGATACTCAAACTCTCTACAATTTAACTGCCGAACTCGCCGCGTTATACGAACAAAACCTGTATGGGCAAAGTACCTTGCCACTGGTATCTGAGCCTGAGCAGTATGTGGATATTGCCGAATGGCAAAATGAGGTGATGCAATCACCGGATGGTGAAACGGGCAAGCAGTATTGGCGTAACCTGAATTTCTACGAAGCGGCACATACACCGATTTATCCGCTGCATAAGCGCATTCCTGAGCAATCCAAACCAGACTCAACGCAGTTCGATTTTTCTATTGCAGAGCCGCAATTGCTGTTATCGCTACAAAACCTGGCTCAACAATACGAAATTTCGTTGCCACACTTGCTATTTACCGCATGGCAAGTCTTGTTATATCGGTTGGATAAGCGTAGCGATTTGGTGCTTGGCTATGCGCAAAATGGCCGAGATCAGGAAATGGCTTCGTTGATGGGGCTAATGACCAAAACCTTGCCAATCAAGGTGAATATCAAAGACGAGTTAACCTTTTTGCAACTGTTGCAGCAAAATAAGCGCTCATTTGATGCGCTGGAAACCTGGCAGTATTGCTTTGACTGGCAAGAGCTAGGGCTCAATATAGATAAGCATGTAGATAAAAATCAGGAAACAAAAACAGAGCATACACCCTATTACTTGCCTTTCGCCTTTGAATACTCATGTTCTCACGCAATACACGCTAGGGAGAACCGCTTTGAGTGCATAATGCCTGATGCCAAATTTGATACCAGTGATTTACGGCTGAGCATTATCGAAGATAGCGCTAATCAAACGCTTTCCTGTCGATTCACTTTTGATAACAATCGCATTTCTGCTTCAGTCGTGCAGAGACTATCGGGGCAGTTTCAGGCATTGTTAGAACATCTTGTATCAGAACCGGAATTAACGATTGGAAAGCTGAATATCCTGCCTAAAGAGCAAAGGGACTATTTGCTCTACGGCGTAAACAGCAACCGCAAAGATTTTCTAAGCGACTCACCATTTTATGATTCGAGCCATGCAAATGACTATTTAGAGCACTTATGTGTTCACCACTTAATTGATGAGCAAGCACAACGCTATCCGCAAGCCATTGCCATTGAATTTAATGGTGAACAGCTTACTTATGCAGCGTTGCAGCAACGCTCAAATCAACTCGCTCATTTCCTTTTGGATAAGGGCGTTCAACAAGAACAAATTGTTGGCGTTCTATTGAATCGCAGCATTGACGTGCTGGTGTCTATTCTGGCGATATTTAAAGCGGGCGCGACTTATATGCCTGTGGATGTGTCCTATCCGGAAGATCGCATTCATTACATGCTGGATAATTCTGAAGCGGCAGTGGTGATTAGTCGCTCTGAATTCAGTAGCAAAGTGGCTGATCGGGCTATTCAGTCTCTGGAACTGGACGGCGTTAATTGGAATGATTTTCCTGATTCAGCGCCTGAACAAACAATCAATACTCATCAAAATGCCTATGTTATCTATACCTCTGGCTCAACGGGTAAACCCAAAGGCACCTTGATACCGCACAGGGCCTTGTTAAATCATTGCCTGGGAATACAGGATTTATACCAATTTACACCTGACGATCGCGTGCTGCTGTTTGTTCCCTTTAACTTTGACCCTTCACTGGAACAGTCTATTCCTACGCTTATGTCGGGTGCGACAGTAGTCATGAAAGGCGATGAAACCTGGCCGTTGGCGGATGTCAGTCGCATTATCGCCGAGCAAAAACTCTCGGTTATCAGCTTTACGCCCGCTTATTGGCATTTGCTGGTACAAAGCTGGGTAGGGCAGCTCCCAAGAGAGGACATTGCTCATTTGCGTTTAATCTCTGTCGGTGGTGACAAACTGCATCCTGAACTTGTACAACAATGGATGGACTTTGGCCTTGAGCATATTCGCTTGCTGAATTCCTATGGCCCCACAGAAACCACCATTACCCCGTGTATTGCCGAGCTTAACACTTGCCCGTGGCAGCAATATGGCATTGTGTCGATTGGTAAACATCTGCCTAACCGTAATGCTTATGTGCTGGATGAATACCAACAACCCGTGCCATTCGGATGTGCCGGTGAATTACACATGGGCGGTGAAAGTATCGCCTCCGGCTACCATAAGCAGCCCATGTTAACGGCAGAAAAGTTTATATCGGATCCATTCTGCGGTGATCCACAAGGCAAGATGTACCGAACCGGCGATCGGGTTTTCATGTCCGAAGAAGGCGATTTCTATTTTCTTGGGCGTGTTGATGAACAGATTAAAATTCGTGGTTATCGCATTGAAATGGGGGAAATTGAAAAAGCCATCTATCAACACCCCGATATTCAGGAAGCCGCAGTGGCGGCAATGCGCATTAACGACAAGGATCTGGATAAGCAGTTAGTCGCTTTTTATGTGTCTAAAAGTGGTCAGGATCTCAAGCGTGAGCTGCAAGCGTTGGCACAAAACGCATTGCCTGAATTTATGCGTCCTTCATTGTGGGGACAATTATCGGCGTTGCCTTTACTCCCTAATGGCAAACTGGATCGTAAACAACTGACGCTAGATCTCATTACTGCTAATGCCGAAGCAGAAAATCAAGCGCCAGAAACGCCGGAAGAAAAACGACTGGCAGCCATTTGGCAAGAGCTGTTTGGCATTGAGCAGGTGGGAACTCAGCAGCAATTCTTTGAACTGGGCGGACATTCATTATTGGCTATTCGTTTAGCTGCCAGTGTACGTCAGGCGTTTGAGGTGGAACTGTCCATCAAGGATATTTACAACGCTGAAAATATGGCTCAAATGGCTGCCATGATCGCTAGCAAACAAGTGCCGAGCAAGCAAGGTCAGAGTGAAACAGGTGCAACCCCGTCTGAATCCGATATCCGTGCGTTAGATAGCAAAACCGCGCCATTGTCTTTCTCTCAAGAACGATTATGGCTACTGAATGAGTTGGGTTTTGGTACTCAATATCATATGTATGGCGTGTTGCAATTGCCTCAAGCCATCATTCAGGAAGAAGGTTTTGAGCCGGAATTATTACAACAGGCACTGAATCAGCTCATTGCTCGTCACGCCAGTTTGCGGACTGTTTTCGAGGAAGCGAAAAAGAAAGAACCAGAGCACGAACAAGAACAAACCTCATCGGCTTTTGTGCAACAACGCGTTCTGGATCAGCTTGATGTCGCTCTGGGATATGTTGAATTAAGAGCGGAACAAGATTCTTTTGACGAGTACATCCGCCATTGGATTGAACAACCTTTTGATTTGTCCCAGGCGCCATTAATTCGGGCAACGCTGATCAAAACCAGTGACGATGACTTGAGATTCGCACTGTGTATGCACCACATCATTGCCGATGCATGGTCGGTGAGCATGTTATTGAAAGAACTAAGCCAGATTTATCAAGCGCTTAAAAACGACAATACCATTGAACTTCCTGAAATTGCTCGTCAATACACGCAATTTGCCCACTGGCAACGAGAAACCTTCAGCAATGACATTGTGGGGCGGGAATCGGCTTATTGGTTGTCGCAACTGGATGGCTATCAAAACTTCGATGGTTTTAGTGATTTTCCTCGTAAAGTCGTTCTGCCCGGGGAACCCGCACCTGCAGGAAAACTGGTTAGAACCCATCTTAATGCCGAAACGTTGAATGCTTGGAAGGGCGTCTGTTCACAGCAGAAAATCACCCTCAACACTTTATTAATGAGCTCGGTTTATATTCTGTTAAGCCGTTATGCCAATCAAACCGATTTTTGCCTGGGTATGCCGGTCGCGGGTCGACAAGAAGCCGCATGGCAAGATGTGGTGGGCTGTTTCATTAATGTGCTACCTATTCGCATTAAAACCGGTTTACACAACCATAACGTTAAGCAATTTATGGATGCCGTGCAGCAAGTTATTCTGGCGGCTCAGGAGCATCAATCGTTCCCATTTGAGAAGTTGGTTGAAGAGTTACAACCTGAAAGAGACTTAAGCCGCAATCCGGTATTTCAGGTCATGGTAAACCATATCAATGCAGTACAAAGCCTCAGCATAGTAGGGCATAAAGCCACCATTGTTGATTTGGAATACGTTGCTGCTAATTTCGATTTGTCGATGGACTTTATCGAACACAGTGATAACAGTCTGGAATTAAGCATTACCTACCGTACTGATCTGTATCGAGACAGCTCTATTCAACAGTTAATGAGCCATTGGTTGTACCTGATAGAACAGATGTTGCAAGCGCCAGACGCTATGACGAACAGCCTGGAATTGCTCAGTGATGAAGAAAAGCAGCAGGTTTTGCTGGATTGGAATCAACCCGATATATTTGAACCCGAGTCTAAAACAAAGCAGAACCGCTCTTTGTTGCAACATATCGCCGACAATGCCCGTTTATATCCTCAAAACACCGCGTTGGTTTGTGGTGCCAATCAGGTTAGCTATCAGGAATTAGAACAGCAAGTTGATCAACTGGCTGCCCACATTCTAAAACAAGAGCAAGCTAATGGTTTAATGGGTGTTTATCTGGATCGCAGTATTGAGATGGTGGTTGCCATGTTGGCTATCTGGAAAGCCGGAGCCACCTATGTACCGCTGGATCCGGAATTTCCAGCCAGTCGACTGCAATATATGGTTGAAGATGCGCAACTCAGCTGCATTGTCAGCCATTCAGCTTTGCATGCCAGTAATGATTTTTCCAATGCTCATGTCATCAATATTGATGCCGTTCTGAAACAAAAAGAACCGATTGAACTTCCAATACCCGCCTTGAATCACAACGATTTGGCGTATGTTATTTACACCTCGGGTTCAACCGGGCAGCCCAAGGGCGTTGCTATAGAGCATGGAGCGCTAATCAACTTCTTAAATGGGGCAAGCCAGCGTGTTGGTATAGACAAAAACAGCTACTGTCTAGCAGTGACAACCATGGCTTTTGATATTGCAGGTTTGGAGTTGTTTGCGCCTTTGATGCAAGGCGGCAAGGTGTATATTGCCAGCGTTGAACAAACCCGAGACGGCGAACAGTTGGGAGACATTCTCAATCAACAACCCATCTCGCTGATGCAAGCCACGCCAGCAACCTGGCAAATGCTGCTGGATAGCCCGTGGCAGCCAAGATCTGATTTAAACAGCATGACTATTCTGTGTGGTGGTGAAGCTTTACCGAAAGGCTTGGCGCAAAGACTTACAGAGCGGTTTGGTCGAGTGTTCAATTGCTACGGCCCAACCGAAGCGACGATTTGGTCTCACATGGACGAAGTCCATTTTTGCGACGATGCCGTCACTATTTGCGGGCTATTGCCGGGCTATCAACAATATGTGGTTGAACCTGACACGCTGCAATTGCAGCCTGATGGCGTTGTAGGTGAATTGCTGTTGGGTGGGGACAGTCTGGCTCAAGGATATTGGGGTAAACCGGCATTAACCGAAAAGCAATTTATTACTGCACCTTTCTCTGTAAATAACCAGCCCCCCAGGCTTTATCGTACTGGCGATTTAGTGCGAAGAATAAATGATGGCAGCCTGGCCTTTGTCGGGCGTAGCGATCAGCAGGTTAAGATCCGTGGTTACCGTATTGAACTGGGCGAAATTGAAGCGCAATTAGCAGCCATTAAACACAATCAGGACGCCGTGGTGGTGGCTCAGGCCGACAATAAAGGCAATCAATACCTGGTGGCCTTTTTGGTGCTTTCCCATTTTGCCAGTGACAGTGTCAAGGCTGAGTTAATCCGCGAATATAAAGCTGTGTTGTCGGAATCACTGCCTGCCTACATGGTTCCAGAGCATTACGTATTCCTCGACAAGCTTCCTTTAACGCCCAATGGCAAAGTGGATCGTAAAGCGCTGCAAAACCGTGAAAAACGCGATTTATATTCTCTGCAAACACTTGAGTCACACTATGTCGCACCACGTAATAAACAGGAAGCTGCGCTGTGCGCCATTTGGCAACAAGTATTGAATGTCCCCAAAGTGGGCATTGAAGATAACTTCTTCGCATTAGGTGGGCATTCTATTCTAGCCAGCCAGTTAGCCAGTCAGGTGCGCGCACAATTGAGCATCAACCTGACCATGCGCCAGTTGTTTGAGTATCCGACCATTGCACAGCTAATGCAGCAGCATGAGCAAAGCGCTTCGTCTTTGTTATCTCAAGAGCTGCCAGAACTGCTTCCTGCCAATCGTGAATTGCCTTTAAGCTTGTCTTACGCGCAACAGCGCATGTGGTTTATCGATCAGTTTGGCAAAGGTAGTGTTCAGTACAATATGCCTGCGGCTTTTTCTCTCAAAGGCGAAGTGCGTGTTGAAGCGCTTAAACGGTCTTTATTGGCGTTAATTCAACGCCATGAAATCTTACGAACGGGCTTTATTACCGGGCGTCGTGATGTTGAGCAATATGTACGACAAGCTTTCGACCTGCCATTTGTTGAGCGTGATCTTAGCTCTGAAACTGATAGCAGTACCGAATTTAAAGATAATAACCATCGCAATAAGCTGGAAGCCTTGGTTGAAGAAGAAATTCTGCGTGAGTTTGATCTACTTAACGAGCTTCCTATTCGTTTCTTGTTACTGAAACTTTCCTCGAATGAGTATGTTGCGGTTTTAACCTTGCATCATATTGCTGCTGATGGCTGGTCGTTAGAAGTTCTACTGCGAGAATTTAATCAGTTGTATGCGCAAGGTTTGGGCAAAGACCCGGCTTCTTTAGCTCAATTATCTCAATTAGCAGATCTTCCCATCCAATATGCGGATTACGCCCAGTGGCAGAAGCAATGGCTAAACGACGAGTATCTGCAAGCGGATATTCAATATTGGCAGCAACAGCTTAAAGGTCTGCCGCAAATCCATAGTTTGCCGTTGGATTATCCTCGTCCAGCACAACAAAGCTTTCATGGCGATGCGCTTGTTCAACAAATCAGAGCAGAACAACTGCAAGGGATACACAGCCTGTGCCAGCAACATGAAACCACCTTGTTTATGTTCTTGCAGTCTGTGTTTGCGGTGTTACTTTCAAGATTCAGTAATGAATCTGACATTGTGATAGGCGCGCCCATCGCGGGCAGACAAAACGCTCAGCTTGAACAATTGGTTGGCTATTTTGCCAATACTCTGGTGTTAAGAAGTCATGTTGATGGTGAAACGTCATTTGCCGCGCTCTTGCACGCCAATAAACAAATGATCCTGAATGCCTATACCCATCAGGAACTACCGTTTGAAATGCTGGTTGATAAACTCAATCCTGAGCGCAGCATGTCGCATAGTCCGCTGTTTCAAGTGGTGTTGGTATTGCAAAATCATGCTCAGGAAGCCTTGCAGTTACCGGGCATTGAATCTGAACTGATGTCGATGAATTCACCCTTGGTTCGCTTCGATTTAGAGTTAGTGGTTGAAGAACCTTCGACTCACAATAACGGCTTAACACTGTCATGGCGTTATAACCGGGATTTATTCGCTCGTGAAAGCATAGAACGCATGAGCGATGCCTTTGCCACGTTGCTGGAAGGTGCCATTCACCAGCCTGAATCCCCCGTTAGCCAATTACCGCTGTTGTCGGCCGCTGAACGAGAACAGCTTTTGTCACTGGCAACCTGTCAACCGGCCAATAGCGAAAACCCGGATCATAAGATTTGTATGCATACCTGGTTTGAACAGCAGGTACAAGCAAATCCCGATAGCATTGCGTTGGTCATGCCTGACGAGAATGGTTCCGAAGTTGTCTTGGGAGACGTGAGCAATACCGCGCAGAAACTTACTTACAGAGAACTGAATCAAAAGAGCAACCAGCTTGCTCATTACTTGCTAGAGCAGGGAATTCAAGCCAATGATTTGGTGGGGATCTGCGTTGAGCGCTCTGCAGAGATGCTTATTGCGATACTGGCAGTATTAAAAGCGGGCGCAGCCTATATCCCGCTGGATCCGGATTACCCGCCAGATCGTTTAGCCTTTATGATGCAAGACAGCCAGGCTCGATTGCTGCTGTGTCAGGCGCATTTACATAATTTGCTGTCTTCCACTTCAAGCGACATTATGCCAATCATTCTTGATGCTCAAGACATGAAGGAAGAACTGCAATCCTATCCGGACACCAATCCTGAACTCACTCTTGGCAGTGACAATCTGATGTATGTGATCTATACCTCGGGCTCAACCGGTACGCCCAAAGGGGTGTTGGTGGAACATGGTAATGTATCGCGCTTGTTCACATCGTCGGAATCGTTATTCCAGTTCGATCGTCAGGATGTCTGGAGCCTGTTCCATTCCTTCGCCTTTGATTTTTCTATCTGGGAAATGTGGGGCGCACTGGCTTATGGTGGCAAACTGGTGATTGTACCTAAAGCGACAGCCCGAGATACCCGTGCATTTGCACAACTGCTATTGCAGCAACAAGTCACCATGCTATCGCAAATTCCTACCGCCTTTTATGGGCTCAGCCGCGAGCTGGCAAACCTGAATATTAGCGCGGATATTAACTCGAATATTAAAGCGCCTATCGCACATCATGTTCGTACCGTAGTGTTTGGTGGCGAAGCACTGGACTACAGCCAGTTAAGCCTTTGGTACAGCATGTACGGCGATGACCATACCCAACTGGTGAATATGTACGGTATTACCGAGACCACGGTTCACGTGACTTACAAAGCCATTTCCAGTGCAGATATTAACCGCTACACCAGTAATATTGGTTTGCCGCTGCCTGATTTGTCGGTGTTTGTGTGCGACAGACATTTACAGCTATTGCCACAAGGTGTTGCCGGTGAATTGCTGGTTTCTGGTGACGGTGTGACCCGAGGCTATTTGAATCGCCCTGAACTGACCGCATCGCGTTTTGTGCATACTGACTTTGCTTCTGGCACGTTGTATCGAACCGGGGATTTAGTGCGTATTAATCAGCAAGGAAATCTGGAATATCTGGGAAGAATTGACCATCAGGAAAAAGTGCGCGGCTTTAGAATGGAACTAGGTGAAATAGAGTTTCAATTGTCTCGCCTGGAGCAAATTAACGAAGCCGTTGTTTTAGCCAAAGCCAATACTGACAGTCGCTACAGCAGTGACAAGCAACTCGTTGCTTATATAACATCATCTATCACTTCGCCAATAAATGTAAGCGAAAAAGAGGGTATGCGTAACCAGTTGATCAGCGAAATCAAGTCTTCACTGCAAGAGGTTTTGCCGGAATACATGATCCCGGCGGTGTATGTAATGCTGGATGCCATGCCGCTAACGCCAAGTGGCAAAATTGATCGTAAAGCCTTGCCAGAAGTCGGCGATCAAGATCGTCAGCAACAAGAGTATGTTGCTCCGTCGAATACCATAGAGCGTATTTTGTGTGACGTGTGGCAAGAGCTGCTGCACGTTGAGAAGATTGGCGTTCATGACAACTTCTTTGCCTTGGGTGGCGATTCCATTCGCGCCTTAAGTGTTGTTGCCAGTGCTGAAAAGCGCGATGTGTACTTTAGCGTTACGGACTTATTTAAAACCCCGACCATTTATGAACTTGCTCACGCGATTGGACAGTTGCAAGTTATTAATGAATCCATGATCACCTCTGATGAAGATTTACTGAGCCAGATTGAAGGACTAAGTGAAGAAGAGGTCGCGGCTATGCTAGATACATTGGATACCTTGGTAGAGCAGGACGAGGAGGATAATGTATGA